The genomic interval TGGCCGGAACCGAACTCAGCGAGCAACCTGGTCATCGTGACCCTCTCCCACGTGCGCGAGAACTCGTCGCCCACAGCCGGGCGATCGTGATCACTCTGCGCTGACGGTGGGGCGGCCACATCACCCAGTGAGGATGAGCCTGGGGTGGGCGGCCCCCGCGGGGCAGCGGCCGGCCTGGGGGCAGCTCGGTCAGGCCAGCCGGGGCATGACCTCGGCAGCTACCAGCTCGAGGTGCTCGAGGTCGGCAAGGTCCAGCACCTGCAGGTACAGGCGGGTGGCGCCGGCTTCCGCGAACCGGGACGCCCTGTCGACCAGCTGGTCCGGTGTGCCAGCCAGGCCGTTGGCGCGCAGCTCCTCCACGTCCCGGCCGATCGCGGCGGCCCGACGGTCGACCTCTGCCTCGTCCCGGCCGCAGCACAGCACCTGAGCGGCCGAGTACACCAGCGAGGAGGGGGCCCGCCCGGCAGCCGTGCAGGCGGCGCGAACCCGCTCGTACGCGGTGGCGGTGTCCTCGACGGAGCCGAAGGGGACGTTGTACTCGGCCGCGAACCGCGCGGCCAGCGCCGGAGTGCGGGTCACCCCGGTGCCACCGATGATCACGGGCAACGGGTCCTGGACCGGCTTGGGGAGGCCCGGCGCGGCGTCCAGCCGGTAGTGCTCACCGGCGTGGTCGAAGGTCTGCCCCACGGGCGTGGACCACAGGCCGGTCACGATCTCCAGC from Actinomycetes bacterium carries:
- a CDS encoding LLM class F420-dependent oxidoreductase gives rise to the protein MELRIFTEPQQGATYDDLLAVARAAESYGYGAFFRSDHYLVMGDSDGRPGPTDAWVTLAGLARDTRTIRLGTLVTAATFRLPGPLAIAVAQVDEMSGGRVELGLGTGWFEAEHRAYGIPFPPVHERFDRLEEQLEIVTGLWSTPVGQTFDHAGEHYRLDAAPGLPKPVQDPLPVIIGGTGVTRTPALAARFAAEYNVPFGSVEDTATAYERVRAACTAAGRAPSSLVYSAAQVLCCGRDEAEVDRRAAAIGRDVEELRANGLAGTPDQLVDRASRFAEAGATRLYLQVLDLADLEHLELVAAEVMPRLA